One stretch of Sinomonas terrae DNA includes these proteins:
- the recO gene encoding DNA repair protein RecO yields the protein MAESTFAARSYRDDGVVLRTHRLGEADRIIVLLTKHHGQVRAVARGVRRTGSRFGARLEPFMVADVQFVRGRSLEVVGQAVARGTYGQEIAADYSRYTAAAAMAETAERITANDGEASLPHYQLLVGALAALSRGAHAPELILDSYLLRALSTAGWAPSFTDCARCGEPGPHSAFSAALGGIVCHGCRPPGSPSPAPETVRLLTALLSGDWTVADVSAPSSRREASGLVAAYVQWHLERAVRSLKLVERDAEPISSPTRQETSST from the coding sequence ATGGCTGAATCGACGTTTGCTGCGCGGAGCTACCGCGACGACGGCGTCGTCCTCCGCACCCATCGTCTCGGTGAGGCCGACCGGATCATCGTGCTCCTGACCAAGCATCACGGGCAGGTCCGCGCCGTAGCGCGTGGCGTGCGGCGCACCGGGAGCCGCTTCGGCGCGAGGCTCGAGCCGTTCATGGTCGCGGATGTCCAGTTCGTGCGGGGCCGTTCGCTCGAGGTCGTGGGTCAGGCGGTTGCACGAGGCACGTACGGCCAGGAGATCGCAGCGGACTACTCCCGATACACGGCCGCGGCGGCGATGGCAGAGACCGCTGAACGAATCACAGCGAACGACGGCGAGGCCTCCCTTCCGCACTACCAGCTCCTTGTCGGGGCCCTTGCCGCGCTGAGCCGAGGCGCACACGCCCCGGAGCTGATCCTTGATTCGTACCTCCTCCGGGCGCTTTCGACGGCCGGATGGGCACCGAGCTTCACTGACTGTGCCCGCTGTGGGGAGCCGGGACCGCATTCGGCTTTTTCTGCGGCGCTCGGCGGGATCGTCTGCCACGGATGCCGACCTCCGGGGTCGCCGTCCCCGGCGCCTGAGACGGTACGGCTGCTCACCGCCCTCCTGTCGGGCGACTGGACGGTAGCGGATGTCTCCGCCCCAAGCTCCCGACGGGAGGCCTCGGGACTCGTCGCCGCCTACGTTCAGTGGCACCTCGAACGCGCCGTCCGCTCGCTCAAGCTCGTCGAGCGGGATGCCGAGCCGATTTCGTCCCCGACCCGACAGGAGACCAGCAGCACGTGA
- a CDS encoding isoprenyl transferase, giving the protein MTRRESHPTVAPYPHPSGAQAPAIPQEFVPRHVAIVMDGNGRWANQRGLPRIEGHKAGEPALLDVVAGAIEIGIEYVSVYAFSTENWRRSPEEVKFLMGFNREVLHRQRDTMNSWGVRVRWAGRRPKLWGSVIRELQEAEELTRNNTKCHLTMCVNYGGRAEIADAAAAIARDVAAGTLNARSVTEKTVQRYLDEPDLPDVDLFLRSSGEQRLSNFMLWQSAYAEMVFMDTLWPDVDRRTLWEAVEIYARRDRRYGGAVDRAPGA; this is encoded by the coding sequence ATGACCCGCCGCGAGTCGCACCCCACGGTAGCCCCTTATCCGCACCCGTCGGGGGCCCAAGCCCCGGCCATTCCCCAAGAGTTCGTCCCCCGCCACGTCGCGATCGTCATGGACGGGAACGGCCGCTGGGCGAACCAACGCGGACTGCCGCGCATCGAGGGCCACAAGGCGGGGGAGCCTGCGCTCCTGGACGTCGTGGCCGGCGCGATCGAGATCGGCATCGAATACGTTTCGGTGTATGCCTTCTCCACCGAGAACTGGCGGCGCTCACCGGAGGAGGTCAAGTTCCTCATGGGCTTCAACCGGGAGGTACTGCACCGGCAGCGCGACACGATGAATTCCTGGGGCGTGCGCGTGCGGTGGGCCGGCCGCCGGCCGAAGCTCTGGGGGTCGGTCATCCGCGAGCTCCAGGAGGCCGAGGAACTCACTCGCAACAACACCAAGTGCCACCTGACCATGTGCGTCAATTACGGGGGCCGAGCGGAGATCGCCGACGCCGCCGCAGCTATTGCGCGCGACGTCGCGGCAGGCACGCTCAACGCTCGCTCGGTCACGGAGAAGACCGTCCAGAGGTACCTCGACGAACCGGATCTGCCTGATGTCGACCTCTTCCTTCGCAGCTCAGGCGAGCAGCGGCTGAGCAATTTCATGCTGTGGCAGTCCGCGTATGCAGAGATGGTCTTCATGGACACCCTGTGGCCGGACGTCGACCGCCGCACGCTGTGGGAGGCCGTCGAGATCTACGCACGGCGGGACCGGCGGTATGGCGGAGCGGTTGACAGAGCTCCTGGCGCCTGA
- a CDS encoding alpha/beta fold hydrolase, producing the protein MEGWSADFLGSGFEQRELFAGTKTAGTLVRFVDRSAQTAIRTTALLYVHGWSDYYFNTELADFVTSRGWRFYALDLPEHGRSLRPGGNPGYLPSAEYYLESIGAALEALEADGPGPVVLMGHSTGGLAVALEAQRRPERLAALVLSSPWLVAHGGRVAGRMLEFALAGRVTARPDQVIPLPSRGYFWRAIAREAGGEWDLREDLRPRTAFPVRAGWLHGILSAQRELLGGPAVSVPAVLLASTRSDTGLVWREHMRSRDAVLSVGPMRRAANAVCRRLDEVLVEGGLHDVLLSAPAVRRYA; encoded by the coding sequence ATGGAGGGCTGGAGCGCCGACTTCCTGGGAAGCGGCTTCGAGCAGCGTGAGCTGTTCGCTGGCACCAAGACGGCGGGCACGCTTGTCCGCTTCGTCGACAGGAGCGCCCAAACCGCCATCCGAACCACGGCGCTTCTGTACGTCCATGGCTGGAGCGATTACTACTTCAACACCGAGCTCGCGGACTTCGTCACGTCGCGTGGCTGGCGGTTCTATGCCCTTGACCTTCCTGAACATGGACGCAGCCTGAGGCCGGGCGGCAACCCCGGCTATCTCCCCTCTGCCGAGTACTACCTCGAGAGCATCGGTGCAGCGCTCGAAGCGCTCGAGGCCGATGGGCCCGGTCCGGTGGTTCTCATGGGCCATTCCACAGGCGGCCTTGCGGTAGCGCTCGAGGCCCAACGCCGTCCTGAGCGGTTGGCTGCCCTCGTCCTGAGCAGTCCGTGGCTCGTGGCCCACGGCGGCCGGGTGGCGGGAAGGATGCTGGAATTTGCTTTGGCGGGGCGTGTGACGGCGCGCCCCGACCAAGTCATACCGCTCCCCTCGCGCGGCTACTTCTGGCGGGCGATAGCCAGGGAGGCGGGCGGCGAATGGGACCTGCGCGAGGACCTGCGCCCGCGGACTGCCTTCCCGGTGCGGGCCGGCTGGCTCCATGGAATCCTCTCGGCCCAGCGAGAACTGCTCGGCGGTCCAGCCGTATCGGTTCCCGCTGTTCTCCTCGCCTCCACCCGGAGCGACACCGGGCTTGTGTGGCGCGAGCACATGCGCTCTAGAGACGCGGTCCTCTCGGTTGGCCCCATGAGGCGGGCCGCAAACGCCGTGTGCCGCAGGCTTGACGAAGTGCTCGTGGAGGGTGGACTCCACGACGTGCTTCTTTCCGCTCCGGCTGTCCGCCGCTACGCCTAG
- a CDS encoding quinone-dependent dihydroorotate dehydrogenase, translating into MRFYPLFFRAAFSWMDAERAHRIGFEAIRAIHRVGAGRVIERFARPAESLRTHAFGIDFPSPFGLAAGFDKEGKGILGLAELGFGHIEVGTITGQAQPGNPKPRLFRLIPDRAVVNRMGFNNDGAAAVAPRIAAARRALEQRYGAQRPIIGINIGKTKIVPLEEAVEDYRKSARVLAPHADYLVVNVSSPNTPGLRLLQSVDTLRPLLEAVREESLASAHHRVPLLVKIAPDLADGDIDDVAQLALDLGLDGIIATNTTIGREGLVSDQAAVQACGEGGLSGAPLKARSLEVLRRLSAVVGNQLTLVSVGGVETASDVKERLAAGASLVQGYTAFLYEGPFWAASVNRELAKAGAVTRGTARA; encoded by the coding sequence ATGCGCTTCTACCCCCTCTTCTTCCGTGCCGCATTCTCCTGGATGGATGCGGAGCGCGCCCACCGGATCGGGTTCGAAGCCATCCGCGCAATCCACAGGGTGGGGGCCGGACGAGTCATCGAGCGGTTCGCTCGTCCCGCAGAATCGCTGCGGACTCACGCGTTCGGGATCGACTTCCCTTCCCCGTTCGGACTGGCCGCGGGCTTCGACAAGGAGGGAAAGGGCATCCTAGGCCTCGCCGAGCTCGGCTTCGGGCACATCGAGGTAGGGACGATTACGGGACAGGCCCAGCCGGGCAACCCGAAGCCACGCCTCTTCCGTCTCATCCCGGACCGCGCGGTCGTGAACCGCATGGGCTTCAACAACGACGGCGCTGCAGCGGTTGCGCCGCGCATCGCCGCCGCTCGCCGCGCTCTAGAGCAGCGGTACGGGGCCCAGCGCCCGATCATCGGGATCAATATCGGCAAGACCAAGATCGTTCCCCTCGAGGAGGCGGTGGAGGACTACCGCAAAAGTGCGCGCGTCCTCGCGCCACACGCCGACTACCTCGTTGTCAACGTGAGCTCGCCGAACACTCCGGGCCTACGCCTGCTACAGAGTGTCGACACGCTGCGCCCTCTTCTCGAGGCGGTGCGTGAGGAATCCTTGGCCTCGGCGCATCACCGGGTCCCGCTTCTCGTCAAGATCGCCCCCGACCTTGCCGACGGCGACATCGACGACGTTGCTCAGCTCGCGCTCGATCTCGGGCTGGACGGGATCATCGCGACCAACACGACCATCGGCAGAGAGGGCCTCGTCAGCGATCAGGCTGCCGTCCAGGCCTGTGGCGAAGGGGGTCTTTCGGGGGCGCCCCTCAAGGCGCGCTCTCTCGAGGTGCTTCGCCGACTCTCCGCCGTCGTCGGAAATCAGCTGACCCTCGTGTCCGTCGGGGGCGTCGAGACCGCCTCCGACGTAAAGGAAAGGCTCGCCGCAGGGGCGAGCCTTGTCCAGGGCTACACTGCCTTCCTCTACGAAGGACCGTTCTGGGCCGCCTCGGTGAACCGTGAGCTCGCCAAGGCGGGAGCCGTCACGAGGGGTACTGCCCGCGCGTGA
- a CDS encoding DUF3043 domain-containing protein, giving the protein MFGRKNEPAADSAGQPEEMPTAPLVGKGAPTPRRKDQEAARRRPLVPADRKASRVAERQAAADERMRVRHALQTGDERHLPLKDRGPQKRFARDIVDARFNIGEYLMFGALAFVVISFVVPQASAAQVYILAAFWIVFILVILDTFWLSRQLKKRLTVKFGEVERGTVWYGSMRALQFRPLRLPKPQVTRGQYPS; this is encoded by the coding sequence GTGTTTGGACGAAAGAACGAGCCCGCCGCGGACAGCGCCGGGCAGCCTGAGGAGATGCCGACTGCCCCGCTCGTCGGCAAGGGTGCGCCGACCCCGCGGCGCAAGGACCAGGAGGCCGCGCGCCGTCGTCCCCTAGTGCCCGCGGACCGGAAGGCGTCGCGCGTGGCTGAGCGTCAGGCTGCGGCCGACGAGCGCATGCGCGTGCGACACGCCCTCCAGACCGGCGACGAACGCCATCTCCCCCTCAAAGACCGAGGCCCGCAGAAGCGCTTTGCGCGCGACATCGTCGACGCGCGGTTCAATATCGGCGAGTACCTCATGTTCGGTGCGCTCGCATTCGTTGTGATCTCGTTTGTCGTACCGCAGGCCAGCGCTGCGCAGGTCTACATTCTGGCTGCGTTCTGGATCGTGTTCATCCTCGTCATCCTCGACACGTTCTGGCTCTCCCGTCAGCTCAAGAAGCGGCTCACGGTGAAGTTCGGCGAAGTCGAGCGCGGCACCGTGTGGTACGGCTCTATGCGAGCCCTGCAGTTCCGGCCGCTCCGGCTGCCGAAGCCTCAGGTCACGCGCGGGCAGTACCCCTCGTGA
- a CDS encoding dipeptidase, with the protein MISDSPVLAPDVITELRDAVERRFDATLSELMELASIPGIAWEAFEPAELERSARAVADLAAAAGLDGVEILRAVRPNGKPGGPAVVAHRAAAPGKPTILLYAHHDVQPPGDLSLWDSEPFTPEIREGRLFGRGAADDKAGVMVHLAAWRAVSEVLSDAAGVGVTLFVEGEEEAGSPSFRNFLETYRERLAADVIVVADSSNWSVGTPALTTSLRGLVDGVFEVRVLSHAVHSGVFGGPVLDAPTLLARLIATLHDEEGNVAVPGLVVAPDPEVEYPEEQYRIDAGVLDHVRLAGSGSIAARLWSRPALSIIGIDAPAVAVSSNTIQATARAKFSLRIAPGQDPDSAMDAMRRHLEAHVPFGAELEFTAGERGNAYLADTDSPAARIALEALRSAWGVDPVEMGMGGSIPFVADLKEVFPAAEVLITGVEDPDSRAHSANESLHVEEFKRCIVAEALVLAALGAGKG; encoded by the coding sequence ATGATTTCAGATTCCCCAGTCCTCGCGCCCGACGTCATCACGGAGCTCCGCGACGCAGTGGAACGCCGCTTCGACGCCACCCTCTCCGAGCTCATGGAACTCGCGTCCATCCCCGGTATTGCGTGGGAGGCCTTCGAGCCCGCAGAGCTCGAGCGGAGCGCTCGGGCCGTCGCCGATCTGGCAGCCGCAGCCGGGCTAGACGGGGTGGAAATCCTTCGGGCCGTACGGCCGAACGGAAAGCCCGGGGGACCGGCCGTCGTCGCCCATCGGGCCGCCGCGCCCGGGAAGCCGACGATCCTGCTCTACGCCCATCACGATGTCCAGCCCCCGGGCGACCTCTCGCTCTGGGACTCCGAGCCCTTCACCCCTGAGATTCGCGAGGGGAGGCTTTTCGGGCGAGGTGCTGCGGACGACAAGGCCGGCGTCATGGTCCATCTCGCGGCCTGGCGCGCCGTCTCGGAAGTCCTCAGCGACGCCGCCGGTGTAGGCGTCACGCTCTTCGTCGAAGGAGAGGAAGAAGCCGGGTCGCCGAGCTTCCGCAATTTCTTGGAGACCTATCGGGAGCGTCTCGCCGCCGACGTCATCGTCGTCGCCGACTCAAGCAACTGGTCCGTAGGGACACCCGCTCTTACGACGAGTCTGCGAGGGCTCGTGGATGGGGTGTTCGAAGTTCGCGTGCTGAGCCATGCCGTCCACTCGGGCGTGTTCGGCGGCCCTGTCCTCGACGCCCCGACCCTCCTCGCGCGCCTCATCGCGACGCTCCATGACGAGGAAGGCAACGTCGCCGTCCCCGGCCTCGTCGTCGCCCCTGACCCGGAGGTCGAGTACCCAGAAGAGCAGTACCGCATTGACGCCGGGGTGCTCGACCATGTTCGGCTGGCAGGGAGCGGGAGCATTGCCGCACGGCTCTGGAGCCGTCCCGCACTCTCCATCATCGGCATCGATGCGCCGGCCGTGGCAGTCTCCTCCAACACGATCCAGGCCACCGCTCGTGCGAAGTTCAGTCTGAGGATTGCGCCCGGGCAGGATCCCGACTCAGCAATGGACGCTATGCGTCGTCATCTGGAGGCACACGTTCCGTTCGGTGCGGAGCTCGAATTCACGGCGGGGGAGCGGGGCAACGCCTACCTTGCGGACACGGACTCGCCCGCAGCGCGGATCGCTCTCGAGGCGCTGCGCAGCGCGTGGGGCGTGGATCCTGTCGAAATGGGAATGGGAGGCTCCATTCCCTTTGTTGCAGATCTAAAGGAGGTGTTCCCTGCGGCCGAGGTCCTCATCACGGGGGTCGAGGATCCTGACAGCAGGGCGCACAGCGCCAACGAGTCGCTGCACGTCGAGGAGTTCAAACGCTGCATCGTCGCAGAGGCGCTGGTTCTGGCGGCACTCGGCGCAGGAAAGGGTTAG
- a CDS encoding HesB/IscA family protein, which translates to MSTATNETTEAIGSHEVTLTEVAAGKVRSLLEQEGRTDLRLRVAVQPGGCSGLIYQLYFDERLLDGDAVRDFDGVEVVVDKMSVPYLAGATIDFEDTISKQGFTIDNPNAQGSCACGDSFH; encoded by the coding sequence ATGAGCACTGCAACCAACGAGACCACCGAGGCCATCGGTTCGCATGAAGTGACCCTGACTGAGGTCGCAGCGGGCAAGGTCCGCAGCCTGCTCGAGCAGGAAGGGCGCACGGACCTCCGTCTGCGCGTTGCCGTCCAGCCCGGCGGATGCTCCGGCCTCATCTACCAGCTCTACTTCGACGAGCGCCTCCTCGACGGTGACGCTGTCCGTGACTTCGACGGCGTCGAGGTGGTCGTCGACAAGATGAGCGTGCCCTATCTCGCGGGTGCGACCATCGACTTCGAGGACACCATCTCCAAGCAGGGATTCACCATCGACAACCCCAACGCGCAGGGTTCGTGCGCGTGCGGCGATTCGTTCCACTGA
- the ctaC gene encoding aa3-type cytochrome oxidase subunit II produces the protein MRSQNRTSSQRTRNITVASVAVAGALALSGCTSQVQNGWLPGSRDTTSNTGMVTDLWVNSWIAALTVGAITWGLILWCIIAYRRRKGTVGFPRQTSYNLPLEIFYTAIPLFLVVVFFYFTDRDQRAIDNPNANPDVTVNVVGKQWSWDFNYKQGGIVKDNVYEAGTQTHLNGTPVDLNTLPTLYLPVGKTVTLDLTSRDVIHSFWVPAFLQKRDVVPGHPNTMYFTPEKVGTYEGKCAELCGEYHSEMLFQVKVVSEADFQAHLSGLPKGLLDTTYDRNPDLNQK, from the coding sequence GTGAGGTCGCAGAACCGAACCAGCAGCCAGCGCACTCGGAATATCACGGTAGCTTCCGTTGCCGTTGCAGGAGCGCTCGCACTGTCTGGATGTACAAGTCAGGTACAGAACGGCTGGTTGCCGGGATCGCGGGACACGACAAGCAACACGGGCATGGTCACGGACCTCTGGGTCAACTCGTGGATCGCTGCCCTCACGGTCGGAGCTATCACTTGGGGCCTGATCCTCTGGTGCATCATCGCCTACCGGCGCCGGAAGGGCACCGTCGGCTTCCCCCGGCAGACGAGCTACAACCTGCCCCTCGAAATCTTCTACACGGCGATCCCCCTCTTCCTCGTGGTCGTGTTCTTCTACTTCACCGACCGTGACCAGCGCGCGATCGACAATCCGAACGCGAACCCGGACGTCACGGTCAACGTCGTGGGCAAGCAGTGGTCCTGGGACTTCAACTACAAGCAGGGCGGCATCGTCAAGGACAACGTCTACGAGGCGGGCACCCAGACCCACCTCAACGGGACGCCGGTTGACCTCAACACCCTGCCGACGCTCTACCTGCCGGTCGGCAAGACCGTCACGCTCGACCTCACCTCGCGTGACGTCATCCACTCGTTCTGGGTTCCCGCGTTCCTCCAGAAGCGCGACGTGGTCCCGGGCCACCCGAACACCATGTACTTCACCCCGGAGAAGGTGGGCACGTACGAGGGCAAGTGTGCCGAGCTCTGCGGCGAGTATCATTCCGAGATGCTGTTCCAGGTGAAGGTCGTCTCGGAGGCCGACTTCCAAGCTCACCTCTCCGGTCTGCCGAAGGGTCTGCTCGACACGACGTACGACCGCAACCCGGATCTGAATCAGAAGTAA